The Fulvivirga ligni genome window below encodes:
- a CDS encoding nucleotidyltransferase family protein — protein sequence MPKIGIIILAAGSSSRMGKPKQLLPLGKGSMLSHVVQESLKSHAAEVICVLGANSTLIQSEINSSAVRVLINDSWQHGLGTSIACAVEHCEHLDALLITLGDQPLVDTEYLNDMIREFRSNNDKIIATSYDGRPGVPALFPKAYFKDLQQLTGDQGAKTILKQNAPDIIILEANDKTFDVDTEADYNQLKAGSKTS from the coding sequence ATGCCTAAGATCGGCATCATTATATTAGCCGCCGGTAGCTCCAGCAGAATGGGGAAACCCAAACAACTGCTTCCTCTCGGAAAGGGAAGTATGCTAAGCCATGTGGTTCAAGAATCGCTTAAAAGCCATGCTGCAGAAGTAATTTGTGTTTTGGGAGCCAACAGCACTTTAATCCAGAGTGAAATTAACAGCAGTGCAGTTCGGGTACTGATCAACGATAGCTGGCAGCACGGATTAGGAACCTCGATAGCCTGTGCGGTTGAACACTGCGAGCATCTGGATGCTTTGCTTATCACACTTGGAGATCAACCTCTGGTGGATACCGAGTACTTAAATGATATGATTCGGGAGTTCCGATCTAACAACGATAAAATCATAGCTACGTCATATGACGGACGGCCAGGAGTACCGGCACTCTTCCCGAAAGCATACTTCAAAGACCTTCAGCAACTTACTGGTGATCAAGGAGCTAAAACTATACTCAAGCAAAATGCCCCGGATATTATAATATTAGAGGCCAATGATAAAACCTTTGATGTAGACACCGAAGCAGATTACAACCAACTAAAAGCTGGTTCTAAAACTTCTTGA
- a CDS encoding transmembrane-type terpene cyclase, whose amino-acid sequence MESNNLCAEYPEFSKIINICDYSITELALVFIGTIFWVVVYVIIIRNSIKNKYVEMPVPAAASNLAWEFAWGFLFTTDMGLLFVWGLRIWFILDVFIFYNVLRYGDKQISTPLLKKYFKPIELASVLLWTFGFYFFIKEGYDTSMGATSAYIITIIMASLYSIFFLSSNFKQGYSLTNAWCKMLGNALMSVFVFIHYPDMHFLQFTTIVVFILDVVYIPLLKMKSQ is encoded by the coding sequence ATGGAGAGCAACAATCTTTGTGCAGAATACCCTGAGTTTAGTAAGATTATCAATATCTGTGATTATAGTATTACAGAGCTTGCATTGGTATTTATAGGCACTATTTTCTGGGTGGTGGTATATGTGATCATCATCAGAAATAGCATTAAGAATAAATACGTGGAAATGCCAGTGCCTGCAGCCGCTTCCAATCTGGCGTGGGAGTTTGCCTGGGGCTTTTTGTTTACTACGGACATGGGCCTACTCTTTGTTTGGGGGCTTAGAATATGGTTTATATTAGACGTGTTTATCTTCTATAACGTACTGCGTTATGGCGATAAACAGATCAGTACACCACTGTTGAAAAAATATTTTAAACCCATAGAATTGGCCTCAGTCTTATTGTGGACATTTGGGTTTTATTTCTTTATTAAAGAAGGTTATGATACTAGCATGGGAGCCACATCGGCCTACATCATTACGATTATCATGGCTTCCTTGTATAGCATTTTCTTTTTGTCTAGCAATTTTAAGCAAGGCTACTCTCTCACTAATGCCTGGTGTAAGATGTTAGGTAATGCTCTTATGAGCGTGTTTGTATTTATACATTATCCGGATATGCACTTTTTGCAGTTTACCACCATTGTGGTATTCATTCTGGATGTAGTTTATATACCATTGCTTAAGATGAAATCGCAATAA
- a CDS encoding DEAD/DEAH box helicase, whose product MTNFSNLGLSDPLLKVLNELNFESPTKIQQQAIPVLINEGDSDFIGLAQTGTGKTAAFGLPLLESIDPARKETQAVVLAPTRELGQQIGQQLESFSKYMDGVNIVTVYGGASIQVQIKALKKKPQIVIATPGRLLDLLNRKAVDLASVRFVVLDEADEMLNMGFREDLDHILSYTEGEKATWLFSATMAKEIKNIVKKYMNNPNEVKIDSGNVVNTNIDHQYFAVKAKDKPNLLQYIIQLEPDMRGIIFCRTKRDTQSLTEQLQKRGLPVDALHGDLSQAQRDQVMKRFKNHTLEFLLCTDVAARGIDVNDITHVIHYALPDDTEYYTHRSGRTGRAGKTGISLALVSSSDQRKLNFMQKKLNLKFSEYTLPSPVAVENQKLITWAKRVMDVKTDVQAIKDHQSDIYELFNELSKEELIDKLLTIELDKFGIRDQGFDVADLDNVSLDSRSSRESEKSPYKKFFINIGKMDGFNKSDLIEFVMTYSEIKKKSIGEITIEERRSYFEVLKEDLSQMDGAFTDLMLDGREIRVNAANRGGGGGGNGGGKRSDRNDGRSFKRNDRKRSSGRGGGGGGGKGRRSGGGRRR is encoded by the coding sequence TTGACAAATTTTTCCAATCTCGGACTTTCAGATCCTTTGCTGAAAGTTCTTAATGAACTGAATTTTGAATCACCCACCAAAATTCAGCAACAAGCAATTCCGGTACTTATTAATGAGGGGGATAGTGATTTTATAGGCTTAGCACAAACTGGTACAGGAAAAACCGCTGCTTTTGGCCTTCCATTATTGGAATCAATAGATCCTGCGCGTAAAGAAACACAAGCTGTAGTACTTGCACCAACCAGAGAACTTGGTCAGCAAATAGGGCAGCAGTTGGAATCTTTTTCTAAATACATGGATGGTGTAAACATCGTAACGGTTTACGGTGGAGCCTCTATTCAGGTTCAGATTAAGGCTTTAAAGAAGAAGCCTCAAATAGTTATAGCCACGCCTGGTAGGTTGTTAGATCTACTTAACAGAAAGGCAGTAGACTTAGCGAGTGTTCGTTTTGTAGTGTTAGATGAGGCAGATGAAATGCTTAACATGGGTTTCAGAGAAGACCTTGATCACATCTTATCATATACAGAAGGAGAGAAGGCCACCTGGTTATTCTCTGCTACTATGGCTAAAGAAATTAAGAACATTGTAAAGAAATACATGAATAACCCTAATGAGGTTAAGATTGATTCTGGCAATGTTGTAAATACAAATATTGATCACCAGTATTTTGCGGTTAAAGCGAAAGACAAACCGAATTTACTGCAATACATCATTCAGCTTGAGCCTGACATGAGAGGTATCATCTTTTGCAGAACCAAAAGAGATACACAAAGTCTTACAGAGCAACTTCAAAAAAGAGGTTTACCTGTAGATGCACTTCATGGTGACTTATCTCAGGCCCAGAGAGATCAGGTAATGAAAAGGTTTAAAAACCACACCCTGGAGTTTCTTCTATGTACTGATGTAGCCGCTAGAGGTATTGATGTAAATGACATTACCCATGTTATTCACTATGCACTGCCTGATGATACTGAATACTACACTCACCGTAGTGGTAGAACAGGTAGAGCTGGAAAAACTGGTATCTCATTGGCTTTGGTAAGCTCCTCAGATCAGCGAAAGCTGAACTTTATGCAAAAGAAGCTTAACCTAAAGTTCTCTGAATATACATTACCAAGCCCAGTAGCTGTTGAGAATCAAAAATTGATTACATGGGCTAAGCGTGTAATGGATGTAAAAACTGATGTTCAAGCTATAAAAGACCATCAGTCAGATATTTACGAGCTTTTTAACGAACTTTCTAAAGAAGAACTTATAGATAAACTCCTTACTATAGAGCTGGATAAGTTTGGTATTAGAGATCAAGGTTTTGATGTAGCGGACTTAGATAATGTAAGCCTTGATAGCAGATCAAGCCGTGAGTCTGAGAAAAGTCCTTATAAGAAATTCTTCATCAACATTGGTAAGATGGATGGCTTTAATAAGTCTGATCTTATTGAGTTTGTGATGACATATTCTGAAATTAAGAAAAAGTCTATCGGTGAAATAACTATAGAAGAGAGAAGATCTTATTTTGAAGTATTGAAAGAGGACTTATCTCAAATGGATGGTGCCTTTACTGACTTAATGCTAGACGGCAGAGAGATCAGAGTGAACGCAGCGAACCGCGGTGGCGGCGGTGGTGGCAATGGCGGCGGTAAACGCAGCGATAGAAATGACGGCAGATCGTTCAAGAGAAATGATAGAAAACGTTCATCCGGCAGAGGCGGCGGAGGAGGCGGCGGAAAAGGTCGCAGAAGCGGCGGCGGAAGAAGAAGATAA
- a CDS encoding sensor histidine kinase translates to MDNILKNSKKIAEGGNSLIYLSELNDYKKSVVIKIPKKKSSLLSAEYQLHNEYNYLKSLNLHGVRKPIEKIIIDHHPALVLEYFEAATLREYINTRPFNLLDFLKVSIEICKTLSDIHHHNIIHKDINSHNILINKTGELRIIDFGIACKYNQHSDLTNSPEMLEGNLAYLSPEQTGRMNREIDKRSDLYSLGVVLYEWCAGSLPFPTKDPMKLIHSHLAVNPEPVNLLNTEVPNNISKIILKLLSKDKDDRYHSADGLRSDLELALKQFSEHGYIEGFPLGMSDFSGQLSRPQKLYGREKELHTLVQAFHKAYNKEKQVVLISGPSGSGKSALAIEVNSQFSDKSGHFIYGKFDELHRDKPYLAIKNAFRKLVNNILAEDKEVRQAWKKSILEEVGKEAQLLIEVIPELVNILGPQPEVPKLGSEETKNRFSYIFRQFIKAVATASHPLVLFIDDVQWSDPASLTLLSQITNDASIPYLFIILTLRSESDSAIHSGNFKFTDQLELSVLSPQHVQSLLVDSLSKKCPDAEKLAQVIYMKTGGNAFFVNQFIQKIYQEGFLFFNTKKQQWDWKLKEIESLQVTKNVIDLLHTELKKLPAECLDLLQTGSCLNEYFNLKIISSIHSASEEDIKSYLWDAVEKGFIKVSVNQKVVNNTEDYGLGIEYSFAHDKIKKSAYESLSSSQTLDRHWKIGKYLYNNQDKYHVSVFDIVFHWNIGIEHAWSEKLTNDLLNLNFLAGNEARSSAAYMNALEYYRHALKISTGDIWTEFYDLALAVHTGAAETAFLTGKMSVMQEHIIEVLAHAKNIHEKIKVYQIQIQAYIAQGQSVKAVDAALGVLGQLDIIFPAKPTTVQIGKELLRTSIKLSRKNKKQLLTLPPMTDQKALASMQIMASVGSAVSRTTPTLFPLMVFKMIHLSLKYGNSMESIPNYGGYGIIQVGALKNFKAGLKYGELTRELLERHNPDPIKAKTLIVYYSFVHPWKYDLKESLKPLMDTYHIGMETGDHEFAASALMVNGFYSYFSGEVLSKLDDKMAAHAQKIQQLNQELLYTQHSIFHQVIQNLLGKNNKPEVLEGNQFSASEVITEKFRANNSAAAFYADFHTLVLSIWFKKFENGYKSIALLDKNLNAVLGTIFVPQYHFYRGISLCSGFHTLSEKEKKQARKKITEGVKVLKTWSDSCPYNYLHMYYLLSAESLRVKGKNPKAKLFYDLAIVSANKHGFLNDEALCYELAGEFCKASKEHYPFEIYLKKAHDTYMHWGAEIKARNLSDQYPFISLNSVGHINVEESLSTTTGNYSNLELSSILKASTAIASKIQLDRLLETLLKIVLENAGAQSGYLLSVKDNDLIIRAKGHASSEKVEVFEDLRLATYDHLPSSIIQYAGKIREEIIMDDASLEHRFSNDPYFHGNDVKSILCSPIIKQNELIGIIYLENNLIPGAFTQKRLEMLQLLSGQIAVSLDNALLYENMEQAVKERTQEIKAQQEVLKEYNKDLLALNDEKDHLISVVAHDLRSPLNQIKGMVNLIKLTSQDKSNEQLEFINIVLDSTERLGNMISRILDVNAIEAKKIDLKFEMVNLSDMMQKLLNNFKLTANEKKINLELDIEGNYLSSLDKNYTIQVFENILSNALKFSPSGKSILVNVKGHNQNVLVSIRDQGPGISEEDMKRLFMPYQKLSAQPTAGEQSTGLGLSIVKKYVEAMEGKIWCESTEGEGATFFVEFKKF, encoded by the coding sequence ATGGATAATATTCTTAAAAATTCGAAAAAAATAGCCGAAGGAGGCAATTCTCTTATTTATCTCAGTGAGTTAAATGACTATAAAAAAAGTGTAGTTATTAAAATTCCTAAGAAGAAGAGTTCTTTATTATCAGCTGAATATCAACTACATAACGAATATAACTACCTCAAATCATTAAACCTTCATGGTGTTCGTAAGCCTATTGAGAAGATCATAATAGATCACCACCCGGCTTTAGTGTTAGAGTATTTTGAGGCCGCCACGCTTAGAGAGTATATCAATACTCGTCCTTTCAATTTGCTGGACTTTCTTAAAGTGTCCATTGAGATATGCAAGACCTTAAGTGATATTCACCATCATAACATTATTCATAAGGATATTAACAGCCATAATATCCTGATCAATAAAACTGGTGAGTTAAGGATCATTGACTTCGGCATTGCCTGTAAATATAATCAGCACAGTGATCTTACTAATAGCCCGGAAATGCTAGAAGGTAATCTGGCCTATTTGTCTCCGGAACAAACCGGAAGGATGAATCGTGAGATCGATAAGAGATCAGACCTATATTCATTAGGTGTGGTTCTCTATGAATGGTGCGCGGGTAGTCTACCCTTCCCTACTAAAGATCCTATGAAATTGATTCATAGTCATTTGGCTGTGAATCCTGAACCAGTTAATCTGCTGAATACAGAGGTTCCGAATAACATATCAAAGATCATTTTAAAGCTTCTTTCAAAAGATAAAGATGATCGTTACCACTCTGCTGACGGGCTACGTTCAGACTTGGAATTAGCTTTGAAGCAATTTTCAGAACACGGTTATATCGAGGGGTTCCCTCTTGGTATGTCTGACTTTTCTGGTCAGCTATCAAGGCCTCAGAAGCTCTATGGCCGTGAGAAAGAGTTGCATACGCTGGTGCAGGCTTTCCATAAAGCCTATAATAAGGAAAAGCAGGTGGTCTTAATTTCCGGACCATCCGGCAGCGGTAAATCTGCACTTGCCATAGAGGTAAACTCACAGTTTTCTGACAAAAGTGGCCATTTTATTTATGGTAAGTTCGATGAACTCCATAGAGACAAGCCCTATTTAGCTATAAAAAATGCCTTCAGGAAGTTAGTCAATAACATTCTGGCAGAAGATAAAGAAGTAAGACAAGCCTGGAAGAAAAGCATTCTGGAGGAAGTAGGTAAAGAAGCTCAACTGCTCATTGAGGTTATTCCTGAATTAGTCAACATTTTAGGGCCACAGCCCGAAGTGCCGAAACTAGGATCTGAAGAGACTAAGAACAGGTTTAGCTACATATTTAGACAATTTATTAAGGCTGTAGCTACTGCATCTCATCCATTGGTATTGTTTATAGATGATGTGCAATGGTCAGATCCGGCATCGCTTACTTTGCTGAGTCAGATTACCAATGATGCGTCTATTCCATACCTTTTCATTATTCTTACCTTAAGAAGTGAATCGGATAGTGCTATTCATTCCGGTAATTTCAAATTTACAGATCAGCTGGAGTTATCAGTGCTTAGCCCACAGCACGTGCAAAGTTTGCTGGTAGATAGTCTGTCAAAGAAATGCCCTGATGCTGAAAAGCTTGCACAGGTCATTTACATGAAAACAGGTGGTAATGCCTTCTTTGTCAACCAGTTCATTCAGAAGATATATCAGGAAGGCTTCCTGTTCTTCAATACAAAGAAGCAGCAATGGGACTGGAAGCTTAAGGAAATAGAGAGTTTGCAGGTCACAAAAAACGTGATCGATCTTTTACATACAGAGCTGAAGAAATTACCGGCAGAATGTCTTGATCTCTTGCAAACAGGGTCATGCCTAAATGAATACTTTAACCTAAAAATTATCTCATCTATTCACTCTGCCAGTGAAGAAGACATCAAGAGCTACTTGTGGGATGCTGTTGAAAAAGGCTTTATTAAGGTCAGTGTGAACCAAAAGGTGGTAAATAATACCGAAGACTACGGTCTGGGAATAGAATATTCATTTGCACATGATAAAATAAAGAAGAGTGCTTATGAGTCGTTATCATCATCCCAGACACTTGATCGCCATTGGAAGATTGGCAAATACCTGTATAACAACCAGGATAAGTATCATGTAAGTGTATTCGATATTGTTTTTCACTGGAATATAGGAATAGAGCACGCCTGGTCAGAGAAGCTAACCAATGACTTGCTTAATCTCAATTTCCTGGCGGGAAATGAAGCAAGAAGTTCAGCGGCATACATGAATGCTCTGGAATATTACCGCCATGCTCTTAAGATATCAACTGGCGATATTTGGACTGAGTTTTACGATTTAGCGCTGGCGGTTCACACGGGTGCTGCAGAAACGGCTTTCCTTACGGGTAAGATGTCTGTGATGCAAGAGCACATTATAGAAGTATTGGCCCATGCTAAGAATATACATGAGAAAATAAAAGTATACCAGATACAAATACAAGCATATATTGCTCAAGGTCAGTCAGTTAAGGCGGTTGATGCCGCGCTGGGTGTATTAGGTCAGTTAGATATTATTTTCCCGGCTAAACCTACCACAGTTCAGATTGGGAAGGAGCTTTTGAGAACCAGTATCAAGCTGAGCAGAAAGAATAAGAAGCAATTGCTTACGCTCCCTCCCATGACTGATCAAAAAGCGCTGGCCAGCATGCAAATTATGGCAAGCGTAGGTTCTGCTGTATCAAGAACTACACCTACCCTATTCCCGCTGATGGTGTTTAAGATGATACACTTATCGCTCAAATATGGTAATTCCATGGAGTCTATCCCCAACTATGGCGGATATGGCATTATTCAGGTGGGAGCGCTTAAAAACTTTAAGGCAGGGCTCAAATATGGTGAGCTCACAAGGGAATTGCTGGAGAGACATAATCCTGATCCAATTAAAGCTAAAACGCTTATTGTATACTACAGCTTTGTTCACCCATGGAAATATGATCTTAAAGAATCATTAAAGCCACTGATGGATACCTACCATATTGGTATGGAAACGGGTGATCATGAGTTCGCTGCTTCTGCCCTTATGGTAAATGGCTTTTATAGCTATTTCAGTGGAGAGGTGCTATCTAAGCTGGATGATAAAATGGCTGCACATGCTCAAAAGATACAGCAGCTTAATCAGGAGTTGCTATATACCCAGCATAGCATTTTCCATCAGGTCATTCAAAACCTGCTTGGCAAAAATAACAAGCCTGAGGTGCTAGAGGGCAATCAATTTAGTGCTTCAGAAGTCATTACAGAGAAATTTAGAGCGAACAATTCCGCCGCAGCTTTCTATGCAGATTTTCATACTTTGGTTTTATCCATTTGGTTTAAAAAGTTTGAAAATGGCTACAAATCCATAGCACTGCTCGATAAAAATCTTAATGCTGTACTGGGCACTATCTTCGTTCCCCAATATCATTTTTATCGTGGAATATCATTGTGCTCCGGATTTCATACCTTATCTGAGAAAGAGAAGAAACAAGCACGTAAAAAGATTACCGAGGGAGTTAAAGTACTAAAGACCTGGTCTGATAGCTGCCCTTATAACTATCTACACATGTATTATTTGCTTTCAGCAGAGTCTCTGAGAGTAAAAGGTAAAAACCCTAAGGCCAAGCTTTTCTATGATCTGGCTATTGTAAGTGCTAATAAGCACGGTTTCTTAAATGACGAAGCCTTATGTTACGAGCTGGCGGGTGAATTTTGTAAAGCCAGCAAAGAACACTATCCATTTGAGATATACCTTAAGAAAGCCCATGATACCTACATGCATTGGGGTGCTGAAATAAAGGCTAGAAACCTTTCAGACCAGTATCCTTTCATTAGCTTGAATTCTGTCGGTCACATTAATGTAGAGGAAAGTTTGAGTACTACCACCGGCAATTATTCTAACCTTGAGCTATCGTCTATACTTAAAGCTTCCACTGCAATAGCCAGTAAAATACAGCTTGATAGACTTCTGGAAACACTCTTAAAAATTGTGTTGGAAAATGCAGGCGCTCAAAGCGGATATTTACTTAGCGTTAAAGATAACGATCTGATAATTAGGGCTAAAGGACACGCAAGTTCAGAAAAGGTAGAAGTGTTTGAGGACTTGAGATTAGCTACCTATGATCACCTGCCATCTTCTATTATCCAGTATGCGGGTAAAATTAGAGAAGAGATTATAATGGATGATGCTTCTTTGGAACACAGGTTCTCTAATGATCCTTATTTTCATGGCAATGATGTGAAGTCCATATTATGTAGCCCCATCATTAAGCAAAATGAATTAATAGGAATTATTTATCTGGAAAATAACCTCATACCAGGTGCATTTACGCAAAAGCGGCTGGAGATGCTGCAGTTGCTTTCTGGGCAGATAGCGGTTTCATTAGATAATGCTTTGCTTTATGAGAATATGGAGCAAGCCGTGAAAGAGAGAACGCAAGAAATCAAGGCCCAGCAGGAAGTGCTGAAGGAATATAATAAAGATTTGTTGGCCCTTAATGATGAAAAAGATCACCTCATAAGTGTAGTTGCTCATGATTTAAGGAGTCCGCTGAATCAGATAAAAGGTATGGTTAACCTGATTAAACTTACCTCCCAGGATAAATCTAACGAGCAGCTGGAGTTCATAAACATAGTTCTGGACAGCACTGAGCGTTTAGGGAATATGATTAGCAGGATTCTGGATGTGAATGCCATTGAAGCGAAGAAGATTGATCTGAAGTTTGAGATGGTGAACCTCTCTGATATGATGCAGAAGCTTCTAAATAACTTCAAGCTTACTGCTAATGAAAAGAAAATTAATTTAGAACTGGATATAGAAGGAAATTACCTGTCTAGCTTGGATAAAAACTACACCATTCAGGTGTTTGAAAATATCTTATCGAATGCCCTTAAATTTTCACCATCGGGTAAATCTATCTTAGTGAATGTAAAAGGCCATAATCAGAATGTTCTGGTGAGCATTAGGGATCAAGGTCCTGGTATCAGTGAGGAAGATATGAAGAGACTGTTTATGCCTTATCAAAAGCTGTCAGCTCAGCCTACTGCTGGTGAGCAGTCTACAGGGCTCGGACTTTCCATTGTAAAGAAATACGTTGAAGCTATGGAGGGTAAAATCTGGTGTGAAAGCACTGAGGGTGAAGGTGCTACCTTCTTTGTGGAGTTCAAGAAGTTTTAG
- a CDS encoding XdhC family protein, translating into MTHEFKTIFNTAISYQSNGKSCVLATVVHLEGSSYRKPGVRMLISEDGDMTGAVSGGCVESEVVRQAQSVFESGTPKMMTYDGRYRLGCEGILYILLEKLDFITSLKEELQTAFSRRKPFIIHSEYLLEEGYHENIGSHVNIDSQIFPLSGQEFSHQESPLTFSQEMAPLFQLIIIGAEHDAVQLCTAASLLGWEVTIIDSPKDPKGLINFPGAKEIIHLDPTHASELTIDAETAVVLMTHSYSQDLKFLMALQEKQFFYLGLLGAKRRREKLFNELIDLNPELDTDFLNAIFGPAGIDIGSVTPQEIAIAIISEILAIKNHREAFSLRNKSRIHA; encoded by the coding sequence ATGACCCACGAGTTTAAAACCATCTTTAACACCGCTATAAGTTATCAATCCAATGGAAAATCCTGCGTTCTAGCTACCGTAGTGCATTTGGAAGGATCTTCCTATAGAAAGCCTGGAGTAAGAATGCTGATCAGTGAAGATGGTGACATGACAGGAGCAGTAAGTGGTGGCTGTGTGGAATCTGAGGTTGTAAGGCAGGCCCAATCAGTTTTTGAAAGCGGCACACCTAAAATGATGACTTATGATGGTAGATATAGATTGGGCTGCGAAGGAATACTTTACATCTTACTAGAAAAGTTAGATTTCATTACAAGCTTGAAGGAAGAACTACAAACAGCATTCTCTAGAAGAAAGCCGTTTATCATTCATTCTGAATACTTGCTGGAAGAAGGCTACCATGAGAATATTGGTTCACATGTAAATATCGATTCTCAAATATTTCCCTTATCCGGCCAGGAATTTAGCCATCAAGAATCTCCTCTCACATTTAGCCAGGAAATGGCACCGCTGTTTCAGTTGATAATTATTGGAGCAGAACATGATGCCGTACAGCTCTGTACTGCAGCTTCATTGTTAGGCTGGGAGGTCACCATCATTGATTCACCTAAAGACCCCAAAGGCCTAATCAATTTTCCAGGAGCCAAGGAAATCATTCATTTAGACCCAACACATGCCTCAGAGCTAACCATAGACGCTGAAACAGCAGTAGTTTTAATGACACACAGCTATTCGCAGGACTTAAAGTTTCTTATGGCTTTACAGGAGAAGCAATTCTTTTATCTAGGTCTGTTAGGAGCGAAGAGAAGAAGAGAAAAGCTTTTCAATGAACTGATAGATCTTAATCCTGAATTAGATACGGATTTCTTAAATGCCATCTTTGGGCCTGCAGGAATAGATATTGGTTCGGTTACTCCACAAGAAATTGCCATTGCCATCATCTCAGAGATTCTAGCCATTAAAAATCATAGGGAAGCATTCTCCTTAAGAAACAAATCAAGGATTCATGCCTAA
- a CDS encoding DUF6989 domain-containing protein, with protein MINTPNKQTTYFIVITQAIMVLWSVASSLLHAGPLYAYIITVGSFVVYAIYAFLKKNDLIKKLMIFGFVAGVLELWADHYSVSVIKTLIYPAHEGIIVNSPYYMPFSWAIALAQLGYYALLLTDKKGVWVAAAVITISGGFYIPLYEHLAKDANWWYYQDCKMLFNAPYYIILCEALLSASLPFLTKWIAGKNMGYSLIAGIIQGVWIYLSAVIAYNIVA; from the coding sequence ATGATCAACACACCTAATAAGCAAACAACCTATTTCATTGTTATAACACAGGCCATTATGGTTTTATGGTCTGTAGCTAGTTCTTTACTCCATGCCGGGCCGCTATATGCTTACATTATTACAGTGGGTTCATTTGTAGTGTATGCCATTTATGCGTTTCTGAAAAAGAACGATTTAATTAAGAAATTAATGATTTTTGGCTTTGTAGCCGGTGTTCTGGAGCTGTGGGCGGATCATTATAGTGTATCGGTGATAAAGACGCTGATATACCCAGCGCATGAAGGAATTATAGTTAACTCACCTTATTATATGCCTTTCTCCTGGGCCATTGCCTTGGCTCAATTGGGTTATTATGCGCTTTTGCTTACTGATAAGAAAGGCGTATGGGTAGCTGCAGCTGTCATCACCATTTCAGGTGGGTTTTACATTCCTCTTTATGAACACTTGGCTAAGGATGCCAACTGGTGGTACTATCAGGATTGTAAAATGCTCTTTAATGCACCTTACTACATCATTTTATGTGAAGCGCTCCTATCAGCATCCTTGCCATTTTTAACCAAATGGATAGCAGGAAAGAATATGGGATATTCATTGATAGCTGGAATCATTCAAGGTGTGTGGATTTACCTGAGTGCGGTGATTGCTTATAACATTGTAGCTTAA